ATCCGTTGCATGGCGAGCACCAGCGAGCGGTCGTCGGTACGGCCCAGGCCCGGCATGACCGCGTACGCGAAGGCGGCGAACAGCCCGGCGGTCAGGCCGGTGGTCAGGGTGGCGGCGAGCAGGCTCGCGGTACTCAGGAATCCCATGCCCACCATTGCACCCGGTGGTGTACGCGCTGACCAAACGCGACCGCGGTCACCGGGCCGGGGCGTGGGCCGCCAGCGGGTTGGTGAGGGTGCCGACGAACTGGAGCGCGGCCGACGGGTCGGACAGGTCGATCATCTGCTGGTTGTCGCGCAGCTGGAGCCGGTTGAGGCAGGACAGCGTGAACTCCGGCGCGAACAGGTCGTAGTGGCGTACCCGCTCGGCCAGGTGCGGCACCCGGTCGAAGTAGTCGGCGGCGCAGGCCGCGACCGTACGCCAGAAGTCGTCCTCGGCGAGCACGCCGGCCTCGACCAGCACCGCGTTGAGGTGCCGCAGGAAGCAGTCCACCACGTCGGTGAAGATGGTCAGCAGCTTGGTGTCGTCGGGCACGTCGACCCGGATCCGTTCCACCGCCGCCGGCAGCTCGACCTCGCTACTCATCACCGCGATCTCCTCGGCGATGTCCTTGAAGATCACCCGCTCGACGGTGTCCCGCTCGTCGAGGACCAGGATGACGTTCTCGCCGTGCGGCATGAAGGCCAGGTCGTGGGCGTAGAAGCTGTGCAGCAGCGGGGTGAGGTAGGCGTCCAGGTAACGACGCAGCCAGACCTCGGGCGCCAGCCCGGACCGGGCGATCAGTGTCGCCGCCAGTGAGCCGCCGTCGTTGTCCACGTGCAGCAGCGCGGCCATGGTGGACAGCCGGCGTCCCGGCGCCAGATCGGGCACCGGGCTCTCCCGCCACAGTGCGGCCAGCATCTTGCGGTACGGGGAGGTGCGGTCGGTCGCCGCCTCGTACTGCCGGTGCCGGTAACCCACCGCGGCCCGCTCCCGGATGACGGTCAGGCCGGTGCCGGTCAGCACCTCGTCCTCGGCGATCAGATCGGCCAGCCAGTCGTTGATCGCCGGGGTCGCCGCCATGTACGCGGCCGACAGCCCGCGCATGAAGCCCATGTTCAGCACCGACAGCGCGGTCTTCACGTAGTGCCGGCCCGGCTCCGTGACGTTGAAGAAGGTACGGATGGACTGCTGGGCGAGGTACACGTCCGGCCCGGGGCCGAGGTGCACCAGCCGGCGTGCGGCCAGCTCCCCGGCGAAGGTGACCGCCAGCTTGTTCCACCACTGCCACGGGTGCGCCGGGATCAGGTGGTAGTCGGCAAGGTCCAGGCCGAGGTCGGTCATCGTGGCCGCGAACCGGGCGAGGGTCTCCGCGTCCAGCTCACTGTCGATCAACGTGTCGTAGTCGAGGTCGGCGGCGCTGCTGAACGTCGAGTGGTCCCGGTGCGCGGCCAGCCACTCCAGCCGGACCGGGGCGGCGGCCTCCGGGGCGTACCTGTGATATTCGTCGACGCCGAAGCCGAGCCGACCGTTGTTGGCCACGAAGCAGGGGTGGCCCTCGGTCATCGACGTCTCGATGGTCTGGAAGTCCGCTTCGGCCAGCTCGGCGGCGCTCGGCGCGGACGGAGCCAGCTTGTACGCGGTGCCGGCCAACGTCGAGGTGATCTCCTCCAGGTAGACCGGGAGCACCCGCGCGGAGAGCCCGAGGGCGCCGCGTAGCTCGACGATGAGGTCCACCGCGTCCGGTGCCAGCGACGTGCCGTCGCGGTGCCGGGTGATGCTGTCCGCATCGATCTGCCAGTGCTCCAGGGCGAGCACCCGCGCCGCGAACCGGTAGGTGACCGCGCCGTCGTCGCTGCGGACCTCGTACCACTGCCGGTTGTCGGGTCCCGACACGGGTTCCGGGGCGAGGAGCCGTTCGTGGGCGAACTCGGCGAGCGCCTTGCGGACCAGCAGCCGGTTGGCCCGGGCCCAGCGCTGCGGGGTGAGATGCCCGACCGGATCGCCGGTGGCGGCAGGCGTCTGGGTGGGGACGGCGGTGGTGGTCACGCCGGGGCTCCTTCGGTTCTGGTGGCGGCAGCGCCGTCGGCGGCGGCCTGAAACTGGGCTCGGGTGCAGACGCTGAGCAGCGCGTCCTTCTCGGGCTTGGCGATCGGGCCGACGACCTCGAAGCCGACGGCGGCGTTCAGCGCGTGCACGGCGGTGTTGCGGACATCCGGCTCGACCACCACCCGCCTGGTCGTCGGGTCGTCGAAGAGCCAGGCCATGACGGTGCCGAGCACCGCCCGGGTGAAGCCGTGCACGGGAGTGCCGACGGGCGCGCAGAGGAAGTGCATGCCCACGTCACCGGGCTGGTGGTCGTAGAGGCCGACCAGCTCGACGTGGGCCGGGTCGTAGCGTTCGGCGAGGAATGCGGGACTCCCCCGCCACAGCCCGAGGTACGCGTCGTGGTGCGGGTGGTCGGCGATCCGCTGGTATTCCTCGGTCACCTGGGCCAGGTCGGCGTCCTGCATCAGCCAGAAGGCCGCCTTGGGGTGGGTCACCCAGGTGTGCAGCAGCGCGGCGTCGGCGTCCGGGTCGAGCGTCCGCAGCGCGAACTCACCGAGCCGCTCGTCGGCGCGGGTGAAGACGACGCTCACGATGTCATCCCGGCGGGAGCGCCGAACTCCTGGAAGGTGATGCTCTTCTCGATCGGGTAGTGCTCCCGGCCGAGCAGCTCACGGATGATCCACGAGTTGCGGTAGGCGCCCATGCCCAGGTCCGGTGAGGTGACGCTGTGCGTGTGGGTGCCCGCGTTCTGCAGGAAGATGCCCCGCCCGCTGTGGTCGATGCTGTAGTTGCGGGCCACGTCGAAGCGGCCGTGCGCGTCCCAACGGATCCGCTCGTGCACCGGCGCGAGGAACTCCGGCACTCGATAGTGGTAGCCGGTGGCCAGCACCAACCCCTCGGTACGCAGGGCGAAGTCGCGCTCCTGCTCCACCTGACGCAACCCCAGCGTGTACGCCCCGTCCTGGTGACCGGCGCTGACCAGCTCGGTGTTGGTGAGCAGGCGGGTGTTCACCGGCCCGTTGACGCTGTGCGCGTAGAGCAGGTCGAAGATCTCGTTGATCAGGTCGGCGTTGATCCCCTTGAACAGGCCCTTCTGCTCGGACTCCAGCCGGTAGCGGGTCTCCTCGGGCAGGCCGTGGAAGTAGTCCACGTAGTCCGGTGAGGTCATCTCCAGCGTCAGCTTGGTGTATTCGAGTGGGAAGAACCGCGGCGAACGGGTGACCCAGTTGAGCTGGTAGCCGTACCGTTCGATGTCGCCGAGCAGGTCGTGGTAGATCTCGGCCGCGCTCTGCCCGCTGCCCACCACGGTGATGCTGCGCTTGGTGCGCAGCGCGGTCCGGTGCTCCAGGTAGCGGGAGTTGTGCACGGGGTCGCCGGGGAGCCCGGCCACGGCGTCGGGCAGGTGTGGCGGGGTGCCCGTGCCGAGCACCAGGTGCCGGGCCCGATACTCGACGGTCTCCCCCGTGCCGGTGCGGGCCCGCACCACGTACCGCTCGTCGGCGGAGTCGTACGCCACAGTGGTCACGGTCTGACCGAAGCGCAGGTTCGGCAGCTTCGCCGCCGCCCACCGGCAGTACGCGTCGTACTCGCTGCGCAGTGGGTAGAAGCTCTCCCGGATGTAGAACGGGTAGAGCCGGCCGATCTCCTTGAGGTAGTTGAGGAAGGAGTACGGCGACGTCGGGTCGGCGAGGCTGACCAGGTCGGCGATGAACGGGGTCTGCAACCGGGCCGACTCCAGCAGCATGCCGGGGTGCCAGGCAAGGCTCGGCCGGGCCTCCAGGAACACCCCGTCCAGCTCGTCGATCGGCGCGGTGAGGCAGGCCAGGCCCAGGTTGTACGGGCCCAGCCCGATGGCGATGAAGTCGTGGGTGGACATCGGAGTCTCCAGGCGCGGGTTCGTGGTCACCGGCGTCAGCCGACGTGGCAGGTCAGGTCGACGGTGGCGTGGTCGTGCACGTACCGGCCTGCGTGGGTGGCGATCAGGTCCAGCACGTAGCCGACGTCGTCGACGGTGGTGGCCGGGTTGAGCAGGGTGAACTTCAGGAAGTGCCGGCCGTCCACCCGGGTCCCGGCGACCACGGCGAGGCCGGAGGCGGCCAGCGCCTCCCGGGCGTGCAGGTTGGCGGCGTCGGCCAGCTCACGGCCCGGGCCGGTGGGCAGGTAGCGGAAGACCACCGTGCTCAGCTCGGAGCGGGTCACCACCTCGAAGCGGGGGTCCTCGCTGACCAACTGCCAGGCGTCGGCGGCCCGGTCGACCACCTCGTCGAAGAGCGCGCCGAGCGCGTTCGGGCCCATCACCCGCAGGGTGAGCCAGAGCTTCAGCGCGTCGAAGCGGCGGGTGGTCTGCAGGCTCTTGTCGACCTGGTTGGGGATGCGCTGCTCGACCATCCGCGCCGGGTTGAGGTAGTCGGCGTGATAGGTGGCGTGCCGCAGCACCCGCCGGTCGCGGACCAGCAGCGCGCTGGAGCTGACCGGCTGGAAGAACGACTTGTGGAAGTCGACGGTCACCGAGTCGGCCCGCTCGATGCCGTCGAGCAGGTGCCGCCGCGTCGGTGAGACGAGCAGACCGCAGCCGTACGCGGCATCGACGTGCAGCCAGACGCCGGCCCCCGCGCAGATCCCGCCCAGGTCCGTGAGCGGGTCGATGGAGCCGAAGTCGGTGGTGCCGGCGGTGGCGACGACGGCCATCACCACCAGCCCGGCCTGCCGGCACCGAGCGATCTCCTCGCGGACGGCGGCCGGCCGGATCCGCCGCCGGGCGTCGGTGGGCACCGCGATCACCGCGTCCGGGGCGAGGCCGAGCAGCTTGGCCGACTTCTGCACGCTGAAGTGACCGGCCGCGGAGGTGAGGACGCGCAGTCGGGGCAGCAGGTCGGCGCGCGCCGCCGCGCCGATCGCCTCGGCGCACGCCTCCTCCCGGGCCAGCAGCAGCGCCTGGAGGTTGGACTGGCTGCCGCCGCTGGTGAAGACGCCATCCGCGCTGGGGCCGAGGCCGATCCGCTCGGCGGTCCAGTCGATCAGTCGCCGTTCGATGAGAGTGGCCCCGGCGCTCTGGTCCCAGGTGTCCAGCGACGAGTTCACGGCGGTCAGCACCGCCTCGCCGAGCAGCGCAGGAATGACCACCGGGCAGTTGAGGTGGGCGAGGTAGCGGGGGTGGTGGAACCAGACGGCGTCGCGCAGGTAGACGTCCTCCAACTCGTCCAGCGCGGCGCCGGCGTCGCCCAGCGGCCGGTCCAGGTCCACCCGGTCGACCAGGGGGGCCAGCTCGGCCGGGGTGATCCCGGTGACCGGGCGGTCCACGGAGGCCACCCGGCGGGCAACCCGGTCGACGCCGTCGGCGATCGTGCGCCGGTACTGCTCGACCGAGCCGCCATGCAGCAGGTGGGCTCGCGCGGCGGCGGGCGCCGTCGGCGGCGCGGTGGTCTCGACGGGGTACGTCGGCACGGTCATGGCGTCAGCTGACCTTCTTCGCGTTGCGGATGGCGGTGGCGAGGTTCTCCAGCAACGGCGCGGAGCCGGCGTACGAGAAGCGGGGCACCGCGTCCCACGGGGTCACCTGGTTGGCCTTGACCGCCGGCAGCTGCTGCCAGGTCGGCTTGGCGGCGAGGTCCTTGGGTTGAAGCGCGGTGCTGCGGTTGTCCAGGAGGATCAGGTCGGCCGGGAACTTGCCGGTGCTCTCCCAGCTCAGCGCCTCGAAGTAGTCGCCGGCTTCGAGCTTGGTGGGGACCACGATGTCGACGCCCAGCTCGGCGAAGTACATCAGGTCGGTGCTGACCTTCGGGTTGGAGACGTAGAAGAGGTCGGGGCTGCCGGAGCAGGCCATCACCTTGATCCCGGGGTTGGCCTTGACCGCCTGCCGGACCGCCTCGGCGGCGGCGTCGAAGCGGGCCTTCGCGTCGGTGACCTTCTTCGCGGACAGGTCCGCGCCGAGCGACTCGGCCAGCGCGGCGTACCGCTCGATGGGCTTGGTCATCGGCACGCGGGCGGTGGTGATCGCCACGCTGGGCGCGAGCGGGAGGATCTTGTCCTTGCTCTCGTCCGGCACGTACCAGAGCGCGTCCGGGTCGTACATGTGGGTGACCAGCAGTTCCGGGCGCAGCGCCGCGTACTTCTCCAGGCTGAACTCGCCCCACACGTTGCCGAGGATCTCGACGGCTTCGACGTTCAGGTCGCCGGCCTGCGGGTCGGCCGTGCCGTCAGCGCGCTTGGTCTCCCCGAACACGCCGACGATCTGCTTGTCGAGACCGAAATCGATCAGAGCCGCCGCCACGCCGGTGAAGGCCACCACACGGGCCGGGCGGGCCGCCGCCTCGACCTTCTTGGTGCGGTCGTCGGTGAACGACCAGGGGCCACTTCCGTTGCTGGTGGCGGGCTTTGCGGTGTCGTCCTTGCCGCAGCCGGCGAGCAGGGCGGCCAGGGTGGCGGCGCCACCGGCGGCCAGGAGGCCACGGCGGGAGAGGCGACGGGCGGACAGTGCGTCGGGCATGGTTGTTGTCTTTCGATCAAGGGGTGGCCGGGGTCGACCGGGGCAGCGGGGTTAGGTTAGCCTAACCTCGGTCATTGTCAACAGCGGTACGCCGTGTCGCCACAACCCCGGAGCCCACACTGGACGCCACACCCACCGTCACCAGGCCGGCACTACAAGTGCCGGACAGGAGTACGGTCGCACCCCCGGTCCGGCGCGGCCGTCAGGCGGCCCGCGCCGCCGGCCTGGTCGCCGCCGTGGCACTGCTCGGCGTGATCGTGGTGCTCAGCATCGCGGTCGGGGCGAAAGCCATGCCGCTCGCCGACGTCTGGTCCGGGTTGCTGCACCAGGACGCCACCGAATACGCCGTGGTGCACCGGATGCGCCTGCCGCGCACCCTGCTCGGGTTGCTCGCCGGCGCCGCGCTCGGCGTCGCCGGGGCGGTCATGCAGGCCCTCACCCGCAACCCGCTGGCCGACCCGGGGCTGCTCGGCATCAACGCCGGCGCGTCCGCGGCCGTCGCCACCGCCGCCGCCTTCCTGGGCGTCACCGCCGTCGGCGGGTACGTCTGGTTCGCGCTGCTCGGCGCGGCGGTGGTGACCGCTCTCGTCTACGCCGTCGGCGGCGGGCGGGGCGCCACCCCGGCCCGCCTCGCGCTGGCCGGCGCGGCGCTCAACGCCACCCTCTACTCGTACGTGAGCGCGGTGATGCTGCTGGACACGGCCTCGCTGGAACGGCTGCGGTTCTGGACGGTCGGATCACTGGCCAGCGCGGACTCCGCGACCGTGACCCGGGTGCTGCCGTTCATCCTGGTCGGCCTGCTGGTCGCGCTCGGCGCCGCCCGCCCCTGAACGCGCTCGCGCTCGGCGACGACGCGGCGCGGGCACTGGGCGCTCGACCCGCGCTGATCCGCGCCGCCGTGATCGTCGCGGTCACCCTGCTCTGCGGCGCGGCGACCGCCGCGTGCGGCCCGATCGTCTTCGTCGGGCTGCTGGTGCCGCACCTGGTGCGCGCGCTGACCGGCCCGGATCTGCGCTGGCTGCTGCCGTACTGCGCGGTGCTCGCGCCCGCGCTGCTGCTCGGCGCCGACGTGCTCGGTCGGGTGCTGGGCCGGCCCGGTGAACTCCAGGTCGGCATGGTGACCGCCGTGCTGGGCGGCCCGCTCTTCCTGTGGTTGGTCACCCGTGGACGGGTGGCCCACCCGTGAGCGATCGAACCAGCGAACTCAGCACTGTGGCGCGTCGCGCCATCGCGGAGCGAAGCGGAGCAATGGCGTGACTGTCATCCGTACCGCGGGCGGGTTGTCCCTGCGGTTCCGCCCCCGCGCGCTGGCCGTCGGCGCGGGCGCCGCGCTGCTCGCGGCCGGGCTCGGCCTGATCGCCGTGGGCAGTGGTGACTACCCGATGGGCCCGGCCGACGTGCTGCGCACGCTCGTCGGCGGCGGCTCACCGGCGGAGCAGTTCATCGTGCACGAGCTACGACTGCCCCGACTGGTCACCGCCCTGCTGGTCGGCGCCGCACTGGCTCTCGCCGGCACGGTGTTCCAGTCGCTGGTCCGCAACCCGCTGGGCAGCCCGGACATCCTCGGCTTCACCCAGGGCGCGTCGACCGGAGCACTGGTGGTGGTCGTCCTCGGCGGTAGCAGCCTGGCGCTGGCCGGCGCGGCGGTCGTCGGTGGGCTCGGCACCGGCCTGGTGATCTACGCGCTGGCCTGGCGGCGCGGAGTGCACGGCTACCGGCTCATCCTGGTCGGCATCGGCGTCGCCGCGATTCTGACCGGCGTCAACGGCTACCTGCTGACCAGGGCGCCGCTGATGGAGGCCGCCCGCGCGGTGCTCTGGCTCACCGGCAGCCTGGACGGGCGGGGCTGGGCCAACGCCGGGCCGCTGCTCGCCGTCATGGTCGTGCTGGTGCCGCTGGTGCTCATCGGCTGTGCCCCGGCGCTCCGGATGATGGAGTTGGGCGACGACACGGCCAGCGCGCTCGGCGTTCCGGTGCGCCGGCTGCGCCTGGTGCTGCTCGCCGCGGCGGTGCTGCTGGTCTCGTTCGCGGCAGCCGCCGCCGGGCCGGTGTCCTTCGTGGCGCTCGTCGCGCCACACGTGACGAAACGGCTGACCCGGGCGCCCGGCCCGAACCTACTGCCGTCGATGGCCGTCGGCGCGGCACTGCTGGTCGGCGCCGACCTGCTGGCCCAACGCGCGTTCCCCGGACACCAACTCCCGGTCGGGGTGGTGACCGGAGTGCTCGGCGGCGGCTACCTGGTCTGGCTGCTGGCGATGGAACGCCGGGCGGGCCGGCTGTGAACACTCGCGACGCCCTCGAAGGAGTTTCAATGCACCCCGGCAGTTCCCGGCTCGGCGGCACCGCGCTGACCCTCGCCTACGACCAGCGCACCATCGCCGAGGACCTGACCGTGGCGGTGCCCGACAACTCCTTCACCGTGATCATCGGCCCGAACGCGTGTGGCAAGTCGACTCTGTTGCGTGCGCTGTCCCGGATGCTGCGCCCCAGCGCCGGCACGGTGCTGCTGGACGGGCGGGACATCCACGACCTGCCGGCCCGCAAGGTGGCCCGCACACTCGGCCTGCTGCCGCAGTCGTCGATCGCGCCGGACGGGATCAGCGTCGCCGAGTTGGTCGCGCGGGGCCGTTACCCCCACCAGGGGCTGCTCCGGCAGTGGTCGCGCGAGGACGAACGGGTCGTCGACGAGTCGATGGCCGCGACCGGCGTCGACGATCTCGCCGACCGGCCGGTGGACGAGCTCTCCGGCGGGCAACGGCAGCGGGTCTGGATCGCCATGGCGCTGGCCCAGCAGACCCCGCTGCTGCTGCTCGACGAGCCGACCACGTTCCTCGACATCGCCCACCAGATCGAAATCCTGGACCTCTGCGCCCGGCTGCACGAGGAGCAGGGGCGCACACTCGTCGCGGTGCTGCACGACCTGAACCACGCCGCCCGCTACGCCACGCACCTGATCGCCATGCGCGACGGACGCGTGGTGGCCGCCGGAGAGCCGGCGTCGGTGGTCACCGCCGACCTGGTGGCGGAGGTGTTCGGGCTGCCCTGCCGGGTCATCGACGACCCGGAGACCGGCACCCCGCTGGTCGTCCCCGCCGCCCGGCGCCGAGCCACCGCGCCGGAGCGGACATGAGTGCCCGGCGATTCCGCGACCCGTGGGGCGTACCGCACCTGCGGGCCGACGACCCGCTCGCGCTGGCGGCGGCGCAGGGCCTGGTGACCGCGTACGACCGGGCCTGGCAGATCGAGGTGGAACGGCACCGCGCTCAGGGCACCAGCGCGGCGTTCCTCGGCGTCGACGCGCTCGGTTGGGACCGGTTCGCCCGGCAGGTACGGCTCGACGACACCGCACGCCGCTGCCACGCGGCGCTGGATGCGGCGACCGCCGAGTGGGTGGGCGCCTACGTCGGCGGAGTCAACGCGGGTCTCGCCGCCGGGGCGTCCCGCGCGCCGGAGTTCGCCGCCACCGGGCTGAGCCCGGGCCGGTGGGAGCCGTGGACACCGCTCGCGGTCTGGCTGGGCCACCACATCCTGTTCGCGGGGTTCCCCGGCAAACTCTGGCGCGAGCACGTGGCGCAGCGGCTCGGCCCGGACGCGGTCGAGGCGTTCGCCACCGACGGGCTGGCCGTCGCCGGCAGCAACGGGTGGCTGCTCGCCGCCGAGCACACCGGCACCGGAGCCGCGCTGCTCGCCGGCGACCCACACCGCTTCCTTGAGGATCCCGGTGTCTACCAGCAGATCCGGCTGGCCTGCCCAGAGTACGACGTGGTCGGGCTGGCGGTGCCGGGCGTCCCGGGGATCGCGCACTTCGGGCACACCGGCGGGGTGGCCTGGTCGATCACCAACGCGATGGCCGACTACCAGGACCTGTACGCCGAGCGGTTGCGCCGCCACGGCCACCAGGTGCAGGCCCTCGGCCCGGACGGTTGGCGGGAAGCCCACCGCCATGTCGAGACGATCGAGGTGGCCGGGGCGGACCCGGTCGAGGTCGAGGTGGTGGAGACCGACCGGGGTCCGGTGATCGTCGGCGGGCCGGACGACGAGACGGCCATCAGCCTGCGCTACCCGCCTCGGGTCCGCGCCGAACTCGGCTTCGCGACGCTGCCGGAGCTGCTGCGCGCCCGTACCGTGACCGATGTGGACCGCGCACTGCGGCACTGGGTGGAGCCGGTCAACGTGGTGCAGGCGGCGGACACCGCCGGAGGGCTGCTGCACCGGGTCGCCGGTGCGGTGCCGGTACGGCATCCGGACAACGGC
The window above is part of the Micromonospora sp. LH3U1 genome. Proteins encoded here:
- a CDS encoding IucA/IucC family protein; translation: MTTTAVPTQTPAATGDPVGHLTPQRWARANRLLVRKALAEFAHERLLAPEPVSGPDNRQWYEVRSDDGAVTYRFAARVLALEHWQIDADSITRHRDGTSLAPDAVDLIVELRGALGLSARVLPVYLEEITSTLAGTAYKLAPSAPSAAELAEADFQTIETSMTEGHPCFVANNGRLGFGVDEYHRYAPEAAAPVRLEWLAAHRDHSTFSSAADLDYDTLIDSELDAETLARFAATMTDLGLDLADYHLIPAHPWQWWNKLAVTFAGELAARRLVHLGPGPDVYLAQQSIRTFFNVTEPGRHYVKTALSVLNMGFMRGLSAAYMAATPAINDWLADLIAEDEVLTGTGLTVIRERAAVGYRHRQYEAATDRTSPYRKMLAALWRESPVPDLAPGRRLSTMAALLHVDNDGGSLAATLIARSGLAPEVWLRRYLDAYLTPLLHSFYAHDLAFMPHGENVILVLDERDTVERVIFKDIAEEIAVMSSEVELPAAVERIRVDVPDDTKLLTIFTDVVDCFLRHLNAVLVEAGVLAEDDFWRTVAACAADYFDRVPHLAERVRHYDLFAPEFTLSCLNRLQLRDNQQMIDLSDPSAALQFVGTLTNPLAAHAPAR
- a CDS encoding GNAT family N-acetyltransferase; translation: MSVVFTRADERLGEFALRTLDPDADAALLHTWVTHPKAAFWLMQDADLAQVTEEYQRIADHPHHDAYLGLWRGSPAFLAERYDPAHVELVGLYDHQPGDVGMHFLCAPVGTPVHGFTRAVLGTVMAWLFDDPTTRRVVVEPDVRNTAVHALNAAVGFEVVGPIAKPEKDALLSVCTRAQFQAAADGAAATRTEGAPA
- a CDS encoding lysine N(6)-hydroxylase/L-ornithine N(5)-oxygenase family protein, producing the protein MSTHDFIAIGLGPYNLGLACLTAPIDELDGVFLEARPSLAWHPGMLLESARLQTPFIADLVSLADPTSPYSFLNYLKEIGRLYPFYIRESFYPLRSEYDAYCRWAAAKLPNLRFGQTVTTVAYDSADERYVVRARTGTGETVEYRARHLVLGTGTPPHLPDAVAGLPGDPVHNSRYLEHRTALRTKRSITVVGSGQSAAEIYHDLLGDIERYGYQLNWVTRSPRFFPLEYTKLTLEMTSPDYVDYFHGLPEETRYRLESEQKGLFKGINADLINEIFDLLYAHSVNGPVNTRLLTNTELVSAGHQDGAYTLGLRQVEQERDFALRTEGLVLATGYHYRVPEFLAPVHERIRWDAHGRFDVARNYSIDHSGRGIFLQNAGTHTHSVTSPDLGMGAYRNSWIIRELLGREHYPIEKSITFQEFGAPAGMTS
- a CDS encoding pyridoxal phosphate-dependent decarboxylase family protein, which codes for MTVPTYPVETTAPPTAPAAARAHLLHGGSVEQYRRTIADGVDRVARRVASVDRPVTGITPAELAPLVDRVDLDRPLGDAGAALDELEDVYLRDAVWFHHPRYLAHLNCPVVIPALLGEAVLTAVNSSLDTWDQSAGATLIERRLIDWTAERIGLGPSADGVFTSGGSQSNLQALLLAREEACAEAIGAAARADLLPRLRVLTSAAGHFSVQKSAKLLGLAPDAVIAVPTDARRRIRPAAVREEIARCRQAGLVVMAVVATAGTTDFGSIDPLTDLGGICAGAGVWLHVDAAYGCGLLVSPTRRHLLDGIERADSVTVDFHKSFFQPVSSSALLVRDRRVLRHATYHADYLNPARMVEQRIPNQVDKSLQTTRRFDALKLWLTLRVMGPNALGALFDEVVDRAADAWQLVSEDPRFEVVTRSELSTVVFRYLPTGPGRELADAANLHAREALAASGLAVVAGTRVDGRHFLKFTLLNPATTVDDVGYVLDLIATHAGRYVHDHATVDLTCHVG
- a CDS encoding ABC transporter substrate-binding protein → MPDALSARRLSRRGLLAAGGAATLAALLAGCGKDDTAKPATSNGSGPWSFTDDRTKKVEAAARPARVVAFTGVAAALIDFGLDKQIVGVFGETKRADGTADPQAGDLNVEAVEILGNVWGEFSLEKYAALRPELLVTHMYDPDALWYVPDESKDKILPLAPSVAITTARVPMTKPIERYAALAESLGADLSAKKVTDAKARFDAAAEAVRQAVKANPGIKVMACSGSPDLFYVSNPKVSTDLMYFAELGVDIVVPTKLEAGDYFEALSWESTGKFPADLILLDNRSTALQPKDLAAKPTWQQLPAVKANQVTPWDAVPRFSYAGSAPLLENLATAIRNAKKVS
- a CDS encoding FecCD family ABC transporter permease, which codes for MTVIRTAGGLSLRFRPRALAVGAGAALLAAGLGLIAVGSGDYPMGPADVLRTLVGGGSPAEQFIVHELRLPRLVTALLVGAALALAGTVFQSLVRNPLGSPDILGFTQGASTGALVVVVLGGSSLALAGAAVVGGLGTGLVIYALAWRRGVHGYRLILVGIGVAAILTGVNGYLLTRAPLMEAARAVLWLTGSLDGRGWANAGPLLAVMVVLVPLVLIGCAPALRMMELGDDTASALGVPVRRLRLVLLAAAVLLVSFAAAAAGPVSFVALVAPHVTKRLTRAPGPNLLPSMAVGAALLVGADLLAQRAFPGHQLPVGVVTGVLGGGYLVWLLAMERRAGRL
- a CDS encoding ABC transporter ATP-binding protein, which encodes MHPGSSRLGGTALTLAYDQRTIAEDLTVAVPDNSFTVIIGPNACGKSTLLRALSRMLRPSAGTVLLDGRDIHDLPARKVARTLGLLPQSSIAPDGISVAELVARGRYPHQGLLRQWSREDERVVDESMAATGVDDLADRPVDELSGGQRQRVWIAMALAQQTPLLLLDEPTTFLDIAHQIEILDLCARLHEEQGRTLVAVLHDLNHAARYATHLIAMRDGRVVAAGEPASVVTADLVAEVFGLPCRVIDDPETGTPLVVPAARRRATAPERT
- a CDS encoding penicillin acylase family protein, encoding MSARRFRDPWGVPHLRADDPLALAAAQGLVTAYDRAWQIEVERHRAQGTSAAFLGVDALGWDRFARQVRLDDTARRCHAALDAATAEWVGAYVGGVNAGLAAGASRAPEFAATGLSPGRWEPWTPLAVWLGHHILFAGFPGKLWREHVAQRLGPDAVEAFATDGLAVAGSNGWLLAAEHTGTGAALLAGDPHRFLEDPGVYQQIRLACPEYDVVGLAVPGVPGIAHFGHTGGVAWSITNAMADYQDLYAERLRRHGHQVQALGPDGWREAHRHVETIEVAGADPVEVEVVETDRGPVIVGGPDDETAISLRYPPRVRAELGFATLPELLRARTVTDVDRALRHWVEPVNVVQAADTAGGLLHRVAGAVPVRHPDNGRRVVPAWDAAYAWQDWYAPMPRADVIGRAVMANERGLAAPLGVEFAPPHRAHRIAELLDAGRAWTADEMAAVHTDTYLGSAGPLLAVLAASTGLGPAAAALRERLLRWDRRMAADSTDAAAFAILRAAVVRRIAAHPALAALVDPPAYPEVFAPWLALTPRVGYALEHLLGATPLPGVDVAALVSAAAEEVADEAARQVRWGDLHRLVPWRALPDPDEGPGPRLDGDHDCVLATSSVPGVTHWCFRGPAARFVWDLAQRADSRWVVPLGACGVPGDSHHDDQSPAWLAGDLLPVITDWDQLREERG